In Bubalus bubalis isolate 160015118507 breed Murrah chromosome 3, NDDB_SH_1, whole genome shotgun sequence, a genomic segment contains:
- the HNRNPK gene encoding heterogeneous nuclear ribonucleoprotein K isoform X1, with product METEQPEETFPNTETNGEFGKRPAEDMEEEQAFKRSRNTDEMVELRILLQSKNAGAVIGKGGKNIKALRTDYNASVSVPDSSGPERILSISADIETIGEILKKIIPTLEEGLQLPSPTATSQLPLESDAVECLNYQHYKGSDFDCELRLLIHQSLAGGIIGVKGAKIKELRENTQTTIKLFQECCPQSTDRVVLIGGKPDRVVECIKIILDLISESPIKGRAQPYDPNFYDETYDYGGFTMMFDDRRGRPVGFPMRGRGGFDRMPPGRGGRPMPPSRRDYDDMSPRRGPPPPPPGRGGRGGSRARNLPLPPPPPPRGGDLMAYDRRGRPGDRYDGMVGFSADETWDSAIDTWSPSEWQMAYEPQGGSGYDYSYAGGRGSYGDLGGPIITTQVTIPKDLAGSIIGKGGQRIKQIRHESGASIKIDEPLEGSEDRIITITGTQDQIQNAQYLLQNSVKQYADVEGF from the exons ATGGAAACTGAACAGCCAGAGGAAACCTTTCCCAACACTGAAACCAATGGAGAATTTG GTAAACGCCCTGCTGAAGATATGGAAGAGGAACAAGCTTTTAAAAGATCTAGAAACactgatgagatggttgaattaCGCATTCTGCTTCAGAGCAAG AATGCTGGGGCAGTGATtggaaaaggaggcaagaatattaagGCTCTCCGTACAGAC TACAATGCCAGTGTTTCAGTCCCAGACAGCAGTGGCCCCGAGCG CATATTGAGTATCAGTGCTGATATTGAAACGATTGGAGAAATTCTGAAGAAAATCATCCCTACCTTGGAAGAG GGCCTGCAGTTGCCATCACCCACTGCAACCAGCCAGCTCCCGCTCGAATCTGATGCTGTGGAATGCTTAAAT TACCAACACTATAAAGGAAGCGACTTTGACTGCGAGTTGAGACTGTTGATTCATCAGAGTCTGGCAGGAGGAATTATTGGAGTCAAAGGTGCTAAAATCAAAGAACTTCGAGAG AATACTCAGACAACAATCAAGCTTTTCCAGGAATGTTGTCCTCAATCTACTGACAGAGTCGTTCTTATCGGAGGAAAACCTGATAGGGTTGTAGAGTGCATAAAGATCATCCTTGATCTTATATCAGAG tctcCCATCAAAGGACGCGCTCAGCCTTATGATCCCAATTTTTATGATGAAACCTATGATTATGGTGGTTTTACAATGATGTTTGATGACCGCCGTGGACGTcctgtgggatttcccatgcGGGGAAGAGGTGGTTTTGACAGAATGCCGCCTGGTCGGGGTGGGCGTCCCATGCCTCCCTCCAGAAGAGATTATGATGATATGAGCCCTCGTCGAGGacctcctccaccccctcccgGACGAGGTGGCCGGGGAGGTAGTAGAGCTCGGAATCTTCctcttccaccaccaccaccacctagagGAGG AGATCTAATGGCCTATGACAGAAGAGGAAGACCTGGAGACCGTTATGATGGCATG GTTGGTTTCAGTGCTGATGAAACCTGGGACTCTGCAATAGATACATGGAGCCCATCAGAGTGGCAGATGGCTTATGAACCACAG GGTGGCTCTGGATATG ATTATTCCTATGCAGGGGGTCGTGGCTCATATGGTGATCTTGGTGGACCTATTATTACTACACAAGTAACTATTCCCAAAGAt TTGGCTGGATCTATTATTGGCAAAGGTGGTCAGCGGATTAAACAAATCCGTCATGAGTCAGGAGCTTCGATCAAAATTGATGAGCCTTTAGAAGGATCCGAAGATCGGATCATTACCATTACGGGAACACAGGACCAGATACAGAATGCACAGTATTTGCTGCAGAACAG tgTGAAGCAGTATGCAGATGTTGAAGGATTCTAA
- the HNRNPK gene encoding heterogeneous nuclear ribonucleoprotein K isoform X5, with product METEQPEETFPNTETNGEFGKRPAEDMEEEQAFKRSRNTDEMVELRILLQSKNAGAVIGKGGKNIKALRTDYNASVSVPDSSGPERILSISADIETIGEILKKIIPTLEEYQHYKGSDFDCELRLLIHQSLAGGIIGVKGAKIKELRENTQTTIKLFQECCPQSTDRVVLIGGKPDRVVECIKIILDLISESPIKGRAQPYDPNFYDETYDYGGFTMMFDDRRGRPVGFPMRGRGGFDRMPPGRGGRPMPPSRRDYDDMSPRRGPPPPPPGRGGRGGSRARNLPLPPPPPPRGGDLMAYDRRGRPGDRYDGMVGFSADETWDSAIDTWSPSEWQMAYEPQGGSGYDYSYAGGRGSYGDLGGPIITTQVTIPKDLAGSIIGKGGQRIKQIRHESGASIKIDEPLEGSEDRIITITGTQDQIQNAQYLLQNSVKQYSGKFF from the exons ATGGAAACTGAACAGCCAGAGGAAACCTTTCCCAACACTGAAACCAATGGAGAATTTG GTAAACGCCCTGCTGAAGATATGGAAGAGGAACAAGCTTTTAAAAGATCTAGAAACactgatgagatggttgaattaCGCATTCTGCTTCAGAGCAAG AATGCTGGGGCAGTGATtggaaaaggaggcaagaatattaagGCTCTCCGTACAGAC TACAATGCCAGTGTTTCAGTCCCAGACAGCAGTGGCCCCGAGCG CATATTGAGTATCAGTGCTGATATTGAAACGATTGGAGAAATTCTGAAGAAAATCATCCCTACCTTGGAAGAG TACCAACACTATAAAGGAAGCGACTTTGACTGCGAGTTGAGACTGTTGATTCATCAGAGTCTGGCAGGAGGAATTATTGGAGTCAAAGGTGCTAAAATCAAAGAACTTCGAGAG AATACTCAGACAACAATCAAGCTTTTCCAGGAATGTTGTCCTCAATCTACTGACAGAGTCGTTCTTATCGGAGGAAAACCTGATAGGGTTGTAGAGTGCATAAAGATCATCCTTGATCTTATATCAGAG tctcCCATCAAAGGACGCGCTCAGCCTTATGATCCCAATTTTTATGATGAAACCTATGATTATGGTGGTTTTACAATGATGTTTGATGACCGCCGTGGACGTcctgtgggatttcccatgcGGGGAAGAGGTGGTTTTGACAGAATGCCGCCTGGTCGGGGTGGGCGTCCCATGCCTCCCTCCAGAAGAGATTATGATGATATGAGCCCTCGTCGAGGacctcctccaccccctcccgGACGAGGTGGCCGGGGAGGTAGTAGAGCTCGGAATCTTCctcttccaccaccaccaccacctagagGAGG AGATCTAATGGCCTATGACAGAAGAGGAAGACCTGGAGACCGTTATGATGGCATG GTTGGTTTCAGTGCTGATGAAACCTGGGACTCTGCAATAGATACATGGAGCCCATCAGAGTGGCAGATGGCTTATGAACCACAG GGTGGCTCTGGATATG ATTATTCCTATGCAGGGGGTCGTGGCTCATATGGTGATCTTGGTGGACCTATTATTACTACACAAGTAACTATTCCCAAAGAt TTGGCTGGATCTATTATTGGCAAAGGTGGTCAGCGGATTAAACAAATCCGTCATGAGTCAGGAGCTTCGATCAAAATTGATGAGCCTTTAGAAGGATCCGAAGATCGGATCATTACCATTACGGGAACACAGGACCAGATACAGAATGCACAGTATTTGCTGCAGAACAG tgtgAAGCAGTATTCTGGAAAGTTTTTCTAA
- the HNRNPK gene encoding heterogeneous nuclear ribonucleoprotein K isoform X4: METEQPEETFPNTETNGEFGKRPAEDMEEEQAFKRSRNTDEMVELRILLQSKNAGAVIGKGGKNIKALRTDYNASVSVPDSSGPERILSISADIETIGEILKKIIPTLEEYQHYKGSDFDCELRLLIHQSLAGGIIGVKGAKIKELRENTQTTIKLFQECCPQSTDRVVLIGGKPDRVVECIKIILDLISESPIKGRAQPYDPNFYDETYDYGGFTMMFDDRRGRPVGFPMRGRGGFDRMPPGRGGRPMPPSRRDYDDMSPRRGPPPPPPGRGGRGGSRARNLPLPPPPPPRGGDLMAYDRRGRPGDRYDGMVGFSADETWDSAIDTWSPSEWQMAYEPQGGSGYDYSYAGGRGSYGDLGGPIITTQVTIPKDLAGSIIGKGGQRIKQIRHESGASIKIDEPLEGSEDRIITITGTQDQIQNAQYLLQNSVKQYADVEGF, encoded by the exons ATGGAAACTGAACAGCCAGAGGAAACCTTTCCCAACACTGAAACCAATGGAGAATTTG GTAAACGCCCTGCTGAAGATATGGAAGAGGAACAAGCTTTTAAAAGATCTAGAAACactgatgagatggttgaattaCGCATTCTGCTTCAGAGCAAG AATGCTGGGGCAGTGATtggaaaaggaggcaagaatattaagGCTCTCCGTACAGAC TACAATGCCAGTGTTTCAGTCCCAGACAGCAGTGGCCCCGAGCG CATATTGAGTATCAGTGCTGATATTGAAACGATTGGAGAAATTCTGAAGAAAATCATCCCTACCTTGGAAGAG TACCAACACTATAAAGGAAGCGACTTTGACTGCGAGTTGAGACTGTTGATTCATCAGAGTCTGGCAGGAGGAATTATTGGAGTCAAAGGTGCTAAAATCAAAGAACTTCGAGAG AATACTCAGACAACAATCAAGCTTTTCCAGGAATGTTGTCCTCAATCTACTGACAGAGTCGTTCTTATCGGAGGAAAACCTGATAGGGTTGTAGAGTGCATAAAGATCATCCTTGATCTTATATCAGAG tctcCCATCAAAGGACGCGCTCAGCCTTATGATCCCAATTTTTATGATGAAACCTATGATTATGGTGGTTTTACAATGATGTTTGATGACCGCCGTGGACGTcctgtgggatttcccatgcGGGGAAGAGGTGGTTTTGACAGAATGCCGCCTGGTCGGGGTGGGCGTCCCATGCCTCCCTCCAGAAGAGATTATGATGATATGAGCCCTCGTCGAGGacctcctccaccccctcccgGACGAGGTGGCCGGGGAGGTAGTAGAGCTCGGAATCTTCctcttccaccaccaccaccacctagagGAGG AGATCTAATGGCCTATGACAGAAGAGGAAGACCTGGAGACCGTTATGATGGCATG GTTGGTTTCAGTGCTGATGAAACCTGGGACTCTGCAATAGATACATGGAGCCCATCAGAGTGGCAGATGGCTTATGAACCACAG GGTGGCTCTGGATATG ATTATTCCTATGCAGGGGGTCGTGGCTCATATGGTGATCTTGGTGGACCTATTATTACTACACAAGTAACTATTCCCAAAGAt TTGGCTGGATCTATTATTGGCAAAGGTGGTCAGCGGATTAAACAAATCCGTCATGAGTCAGGAGCTTCGATCAAAATTGATGAGCCTTTAGAAGGATCCGAAGATCGGATCATTACCATTACGGGAACACAGGACCAGATACAGAATGCACAGTATTTGCTGCAGAACAG tgTGAAGCAGTATGCAGATGTTGAAGGATTCTAA
- the HNRNPK gene encoding heterogeneous nuclear ribonucleoprotein K isoform X3 has translation METEQPEETFPNTETNGEFGKRPAEDMEEEQAFKRSRNTDEMVELRILLQSKNAGAVIGKGGKNIKALRTDYNASVSVPDSSGPERILSISADIETIGEILKKIIPTLEEGLQLPSPTATSQLPLESDAVECLNYQHYKGSDFDCELRLLIHQSLAGGIIGVKGAKIKELRENTQTTIKLFQECCPQSTDRVVLIGGKPDRVVECIKIILDLISESPIKGRAQPYDPNFYDETYDYGGFTMMFDDRRGRPVGFPMRGRGGFDRMPPGRGGRPMPPSRRDYDDMSPRRGPPPPPPGRGGRGGSRARNLPLPPPPPPRGGDLMAYDRRGRPGDRYDGMVGFSADETWDSAIDTWSPSEWQMAYEPQGGSGYGGRGSYGDLGGPIITTQVTIPKDLAGSIIGKGGQRIKQIRHESGASIKIDEPLEGSEDRIITITGTQDQIQNAQYLLQNSVKQYADVEGF, from the exons ATGGAAACTGAACAGCCAGAGGAAACCTTTCCCAACACTGAAACCAATGGAGAATTTG GTAAACGCCCTGCTGAAGATATGGAAGAGGAACAAGCTTTTAAAAGATCTAGAAACactgatgagatggttgaattaCGCATTCTGCTTCAGAGCAAG AATGCTGGGGCAGTGATtggaaaaggaggcaagaatattaagGCTCTCCGTACAGAC TACAATGCCAGTGTTTCAGTCCCAGACAGCAGTGGCCCCGAGCG CATATTGAGTATCAGTGCTGATATTGAAACGATTGGAGAAATTCTGAAGAAAATCATCCCTACCTTGGAAGAG GGCCTGCAGTTGCCATCACCCACTGCAACCAGCCAGCTCCCGCTCGAATCTGATGCTGTGGAATGCTTAAAT TACCAACACTATAAAGGAAGCGACTTTGACTGCGAGTTGAGACTGTTGATTCATCAGAGTCTGGCAGGAGGAATTATTGGAGTCAAAGGTGCTAAAATCAAAGAACTTCGAGAG AATACTCAGACAACAATCAAGCTTTTCCAGGAATGTTGTCCTCAATCTACTGACAGAGTCGTTCTTATCGGAGGAAAACCTGATAGGGTTGTAGAGTGCATAAAGATCATCCTTGATCTTATATCAGAG tctcCCATCAAAGGACGCGCTCAGCCTTATGATCCCAATTTTTATGATGAAACCTATGATTATGGTGGTTTTACAATGATGTTTGATGACCGCCGTGGACGTcctgtgggatttcccatgcGGGGAAGAGGTGGTTTTGACAGAATGCCGCCTGGTCGGGGTGGGCGTCCCATGCCTCCCTCCAGAAGAGATTATGATGATATGAGCCCTCGTCGAGGacctcctccaccccctcccgGACGAGGTGGCCGGGGAGGTAGTAGAGCTCGGAATCTTCctcttccaccaccaccaccacctagagGAGG AGATCTAATGGCCTATGACAGAAGAGGAAGACCTGGAGACCGTTATGATGGCATG GTTGGTTTCAGTGCTGATGAAACCTGGGACTCTGCAATAGATACATGGAGCCCATCAGAGTGGCAGATGGCTTATGAACCACAG GGTGGCTCTGGATATG GGGGTCGTGGCTCATATGGTGATCTTGGTGGACCTATTATTACTACACAAGTAACTATTCCCAAAGAt TTGGCTGGATCTATTATTGGCAAAGGTGGTCAGCGGATTAAACAAATCCGTCATGAGTCAGGAGCTTCGATCAAAATTGATGAGCCTTTAGAAGGATCCGAAGATCGGATCATTACCATTACGGGAACACAGGACCAGATACAGAATGCACAGTATTTGCTGCAGAACAG tgTGAAGCAGTATGCAGATGTTGAAGGATTCTAA
- the HNRNPK gene encoding heterogeneous nuclear ribonucleoprotein K isoform X2 yields the protein METEQPEETFPNTETNGEFGKRPAEDMEEEQAFKRSRNTDEMVELRILLQSKNAGAVIGKGGKNIKALRTDYNASVSVPDSSGPERILSISADIETIGEILKKIIPTLEEGLQLPSPTATSQLPLESDAVECLNYQHYKGSDFDCELRLLIHQSLAGGIIGVKGAKIKELRENTQTTIKLFQECCPQSTDRVVLIGGKPDRVVECIKIILDLISESPIKGRAQPYDPNFYDETYDYGGFTMMFDDRRGRPVGFPMRGRGGFDRMPPGRGGRPMPPSRRDYDDMSPRRGPPPPPPGRGGRGGSRARNLPLPPPPPPRGGDLMAYDRRGRPGDRYDGMVGFSADETWDSAIDTWSPSEWQMAYEPQGGSGYDYSYAGGRGSYGDLGGPIITTQVTIPKDLAGSIIGKGGQRIKQIRHESGASIKIDEPLEGSEDRIITITGTQDQIQNAQYLLQNSVKQYSGKFF from the exons ATGGAAACTGAACAGCCAGAGGAAACCTTTCCCAACACTGAAACCAATGGAGAATTTG GTAAACGCCCTGCTGAAGATATGGAAGAGGAACAAGCTTTTAAAAGATCTAGAAACactgatgagatggttgaattaCGCATTCTGCTTCAGAGCAAG AATGCTGGGGCAGTGATtggaaaaggaggcaagaatattaagGCTCTCCGTACAGAC TACAATGCCAGTGTTTCAGTCCCAGACAGCAGTGGCCCCGAGCG CATATTGAGTATCAGTGCTGATATTGAAACGATTGGAGAAATTCTGAAGAAAATCATCCCTACCTTGGAAGAG GGCCTGCAGTTGCCATCACCCACTGCAACCAGCCAGCTCCCGCTCGAATCTGATGCTGTGGAATGCTTAAAT TACCAACACTATAAAGGAAGCGACTTTGACTGCGAGTTGAGACTGTTGATTCATCAGAGTCTGGCAGGAGGAATTATTGGAGTCAAAGGTGCTAAAATCAAAGAACTTCGAGAG AATACTCAGACAACAATCAAGCTTTTCCAGGAATGTTGTCCTCAATCTACTGACAGAGTCGTTCTTATCGGAGGAAAACCTGATAGGGTTGTAGAGTGCATAAAGATCATCCTTGATCTTATATCAGAG tctcCCATCAAAGGACGCGCTCAGCCTTATGATCCCAATTTTTATGATGAAACCTATGATTATGGTGGTTTTACAATGATGTTTGATGACCGCCGTGGACGTcctgtgggatttcccatgcGGGGAAGAGGTGGTTTTGACAGAATGCCGCCTGGTCGGGGTGGGCGTCCCATGCCTCCCTCCAGAAGAGATTATGATGATATGAGCCCTCGTCGAGGacctcctccaccccctcccgGACGAGGTGGCCGGGGAGGTAGTAGAGCTCGGAATCTTCctcttccaccaccaccaccacctagagGAGG AGATCTAATGGCCTATGACAGAAGAGGAAGACCTGGAGACCGTTATGATGGCATG GTTGGTTTCAGTGCTGATGAAACCTGGGACTCTGCAATAGATACATGGAGCCCATCAGAGTGGCAGATGGCTTATGAACCACAG GGTGGCTCTGGATATG ATTATTCCTATGCAGGGGGTCGTGGCTCATATGGTGATCTTGGTGGACCTATTATTACTACACAAGTAACTATTCCCAAAGAt TTGGCTGGATCTATTATTGGCAAAGGTGGTCAGCGGATTAAACAAATCCGTCATGAGTCAGGAGCTTCGATCAAAATTGATGAGCCTTTAGAAGGATCCGAAGATCGGATCATTACCATTACGGGAACACAGGACCAGATACAGAATGCACAGTATTTGCTGCAGAACAG tgtgAAGCAGTATTCTGGAAAGTTTTTCTAA